From Novosphingobium sp. MMS21-SN21R, the proteins below share one genomic window:
- a CDS encoding ShlB/FhaC/HecB family hemolysin secretion/activation protein, producing the protein MQFLRLAQARSAQVRPTQGHLATAVGMAGMLMAAGVAAPAQAQTANIPTRDELRGITAPPPEAPTRLSIEGGIERSPCPLADPQFKDITVTIGEVVFGGLKGADAAELAPAWKPYAGQLQPIAVLCEVRDAAATILRSKGYLAAVQVPAQRIENGQVRMEVLYARVTAVRARGETRGAEAKLEQYLGKLTEGEVFNRFTAERYLLLARDLPGYNVQLTLRPADTGPGDLIGELAVVREPYAVDFTLQNLASESTGRWGGQVRVQAFGLTGMGDATSLSYYATSDFSEQHIVQAAHEFRPGSQGLVVSGQFTYAWTKPDIGAAPGAASIDARTLFASLAARYPLKRTQASNLWLGAGLDLVNQNVDLLGPLTRDKVRVAWARLDYDAVDTGAVRPRWRLAGTFEARQGLAILDATRSCIGAGCPAGSVPTSRGDGSPTATVLRAQGEVELALGKDAAFSLAPRAQYAFRPLLSFEEFSGGNYTIGRGFDPGALQGDSGVGATAELRAPRIALRQGSELRFQPFVFGDAAWAWDKGAPGGASRLLSAGVGVRAEMGARFRLNATLAVPLEHAPLQARRGDPRFLLTFTTRLLPWRAL; encoded by the coding sequence ATGCAGTTTTTGAGGTTGGCGCAGGCCCGTTCGGCGCAGGTTCGACCAACGCAGGGGCATCTGGCGACCGCCGTGGGGATGGCCGGGATGCTGATGGCAGCAGGCGTAGCCGCGCCAGCACAGGCCCAGACTGCAAACATTCCGACCCGCGATGAACTGCGCGGCATCACCGCACCGCCGCCCGAAGCGCCGACGCGGCTTTCCATCGAAGGCGGGATCGAGCGCTCTCCCTGTCCGCTGGCCGATCCGCAATTCAAGGACATTACCGTCACCATCGGCGAGGTGGTTTTCGGCGGGCTGAAGGGTGCCGATGCTGCAGAGCTGGCGCCCGCGTGGAAGCCCTATGCGGGGCAGTTGCAACCTATCGCCGTGCTGTGTGAAGTGCGCGATGCTGCAGCCACGATATTGCGCAGCAAAGGCTATCTTGCTGCGGTGCAGGTGCCCGCCCAGCGGATCGAGAACGGGCAAGTGCGCATGGAAGTGCTCTATGCCCGGGTGACCGCAGTGCGGGCGCGCGGCGAGACGCGCGGCGCCGAGGCCAAGCTGGAGCAATACCTCGGCAAGCTGACCGAGGGCGAGGTGTTCAACCGCTTCACCGCCGAGCGCTATCTCCTGCTGGCGCGCGACCTTCCGGGCTACAACGTGCAACTGACGCTGCGCCCTGCCGACACCGGGCCGGGTGACCTGATCGGCGAACTGGCGGTGGTGCGCGAACCATATGCCGTGGACTTCACGCTGCAGAACCTGGCATCGGAATCGACCGGGCGCTGGGGCGGGCAGGTGCGGGTGCAGGCGTTCGGGCTGACCGGGATGGGCGATGCGACCTCGCTGTCCTATTATGCCACGTCTGATTTCAGCGAGCAGCACATCGTGCAGGCCGCGCACGAATTCCGCCCCGGATCGCAAGGGCTGGTGGTGAGCGGGCAGTTCACTTACGCCTGGACCAAGCCCGACATCGGCGCAGCGCCGGGTGCAGCATCGATCGATGCGCGCACGCTGTTTGCCAGCCTTGCCGCACGCTATCCGCTGAAGCGCACGCAGGCGAGCAACCTGTGGCTGGGCGCGGGGCTGGATCTGGTCAACCAGAATGTCGATCTGCTGGGGCCGCTGACGCGCGACAAGGTGCGCGTGGCCTGGGCGCGGCTCGATTATGATGCGGTGGATACCGGCGCGGTGCGGCCGCGCTGGCGGCTGGCCGGCACGTTCGAGGCGCGGCAGGGGCTCGCGATCCTCGATGCGACGCGCAGTTGCATCGGGGCAGGGTGCCCGGCAGGATCGGTGCCGACGAGCCGGGGCGACGGTTCACCCACCGCCACCGTGCTGCGTGCGCAAGGCGAGGTGGAGCTGGCGCTCGGCAAGGATGCGGCGTTCAGCCTTGCACCGCGCGCGCAATATGCGTTCCGCCCGCTGCTGAGCTTCGAGGAATTTTCCGGCGGCAATTACACCATCGGGCGGGGATTCGATCCGGGCGCGCTGCAAGGTGACAGCGGCGTGGGCGCAACCGCCGAACTGCGCGCGCCGCGCATCGCTTTGCGTCAGGGCAGCGAATTGCGTTTCCAGCCTTTCGTCTTCGGTGACGCGGCATGGGCCTGGGACAAGGGCGCGCCGGGCGGGGCGAGCCGCCTGCTTTCGGCAGGGGTTGGCGTGCGCGCCGAAATGGGCGCGCGGTTCCGGCTGAACGCCACGCTGGCAGTGCCGCTGGAACATGCACCGCTGCAGGCGCGCCGCGGCGACCCGCGCTTTCTGTTGACGTTCACGACCCGGCTGCTGCCGTGGAGGGCATTGTGA